DNA from Conexivisphaera calida:
CTTGCGTCCGATCCTAACCTTTCCCAGCACCAGCCCCTGTTTATCGAGTCTGATGTAGATCCTCCCCCTCTCATCTATTATGTCCTTCAGTGAGCGGTTCAACCTCTCCCTTTCCACGTCGTCCATATGCGCTACCAGCTCACGTAACACCTCGACCGCTTCCTCGTCTACCAGCGTTGCCCTGACTATGATTACCGGATTTCCATGGTGTCCGCTGGTCCTGTCCATCACTACTTCGTCGCGCCCTATTCCCAAGATACTGTCCAAGCTGTCCAAGACCTTATCCTCATCCTCGGTCGCGTGCAGGTAGAGGCTGACGTCGACCTTGAGGCGATGTCTGGCGCCGCTCTTCAACATATGCACGTCGAAGCGCCCTCTATTTTATAGTTCTTTGCCGACGAAACTTGTCGGTCAACCGGTTCATCCATCGCCTTCGCGATGCTTGGCGCGTTCTTGATAGGCCACAGAGCTATAAGCACGCGGTGTCGCTAGATGAGCAGCGCGGGAATGGATGGAGATAGATCAACCATGATGGCATGTCTGGGCATAGAGAGCACTGCTCACACGTTCGGGGCATCGGTGGTCACCGGCGATGGAAAAATATTATCGGACGTCAGATCCACCTATCGGCCTCCACCGGGTTCCGGCATACACCCTCGCGAGGCCTCCAGGCATCACGCAGCTAAGGCGCCAGAGCTGGTGGCGTCAGCCCTCAGCAGCGCATCGCTGCGCGTGGATGAGGTCGACTGCGTGGCGTACTCCGCGGGGCCCGGTCTGGGCCCGGCGCTGCGCGTGGGTGCAGTGGTCGCCAGGGCGCTTGCGGCATACTACTCGAAGCCGCTGGTTCCGGTGCATCACGCGATAGGCCATCTCGAGCTGGGGAGGCTGCTCACGGGCGCTTCACGTCCAGTGTCTCTCCTAGTTTCCGGCGGTCACACAATGGTCCTACTGCCTCGTCGCTCCCGCTGGCGTGTCTTCGGGGAGACGTTAGACGTGACCGTCGGCCAGCTCCTGGATCAGCTCGGCAGGTACATGGGGCTGCCCAGTCCGGCCGGCCCTGAAATAGAATCGCTCGCGGGCGGTGGATCTAGGCTACTCGATCTTCCTTACGTGATAAGGGGGAATGATCTCTCGTTCTCTGGAATGCTGACTGCCGCAAAGCGATACATCGCCTCGGGCGCACGGAGGGAGGATGTCGCCTTCAGCGTCCAAGAAACAGCGTTTGCCATGCTCTGCGAGGTGTCCGAGAGGGCGCTGGCGTTCTCCGGCAGCGGTGAGCTCATGGTGGTTGGCGGCGTCGCTGCTAACTCGAGGCT
Protein-coding regions in this window:
- a CDS encoding RNA-binding domain-containing protein; the encoded protein is MKSGARHRLKVDVSLYLHATEDEDKVLDSLDSILGIGRDEVVMDRTSGHHGNPVIIVRATLVDEEAVEVLRELVAHMDDVERERLNRSLKDIIDERGRIYIRLDKQGLVLGKVRIGRKDPVELMVSSGVRKEEPAFRLAEILGAAKGKGEVS
- the kae1 gene encoding KEOPS complex N(6)-L-threonylcarbamoyladenine synthase Kae1, translated to MACLGIESTAHTFGASVVTGDGKILSDVRSTYRPPPGSGIHPREASRHHAAKAPELVASALSSASLRVDEVDCVAYSAGPGLGPALRVGAVVARALAAYYSKPLVPVHHAIGHLELGRLLTGASRPVSLLVSGGHTMVLLPRRSRWRVFGETLDVTVGQLLDQLGRYMGLPSPAGPEIESLAGGGSRLLDLPYVIRGNDLSFSGMLTAAKRYIASGARREDVAFSVQETAFAMLCEVSERALAFSGSGELMVVGGVAANSRLRAMLESVARRQGARLELVPPRYSGDCGAQIAWTGILHYSHGLSVDPRASRVIQRWRLDEVTLPWIDR